The nucleotide window ACATAATTGAATTATTTATCATAAGTATTTTATTTTACCCGATCTATATTTCATTAAATATGAGTTATGAAGATAAAAATAATAATGAATTGAAGTAAATTAAGACTTTTACTATAACTAATGTCTTTAATTGTAATAAAAAGATAGGGTGGATATTGTTGATGAACTTAAAAAAAAAGTCAGAGTGCAAAAAGAAGAAAGTATGCGTAGGCTATTGTTTAGTAAGGAGCTAATAATTTAAGCTTAAATAGTTGGTGTTGATGTCAAGCTTAAAGAATAATAGTGATCGTATAGAATTTGCCAAGAATAAGAGTAGTGTCAAGCGAAAGGTTAAAAATCGTTTAAATTATAATAAATATTAATAATTAATAATAATTTTTATAAAAAGGATCATATATTATTGTATAATGAAATAATATTTTCAATTTAAATTGTGATTGAAAAAATATTATTGGGTGTGAATGTAAATATGAAGAATTTGTTATTAATTTTATTTGTGATAATTCATTGGTTATTAATTATAAGTTGCAATTTAAAATCTCCGCAACAAGATAATATGATTAGGGGAAAGCCTTTTAGCAAAGCTTTCAGCAATTTTATTAGGTTTAAGAAACTAGAGGGTAGTTCTAGTACACCTAAAGGAATTAATAGGACTTTAACATTTGGTGATATGATATATAAATTAGAGCATTCAGGTATTGGTGGGGTAAGGGAAGTAATTAATTTAATGCAACTTGTGGTATGTAATTTGATTATTGGTTTTGAGCAAGGTTATAGAGCGTATTCTGTTGATGAATTTAGGAACTTATTGAGTGATTTAGGATATGATAGGGTTAAAGAAATTGTAAAGGTTCATTTAGAGATTTTTAAACTACTATCAGAGGTTGAATTGGCTATTAAAGATGTTGAGAAATTTAGATCAGAATATGAATTCGGAATGAAGTTTTATTCTATAATATTAGATTATAGCTTGGATTTAAAGAAAAGATTTAGTAGTACTAATGTCGATGAGATCTATAATCAAGTTACAGCTTATGATAAGGTTCATAAGTCTAGGCTTAATAAACTTAAGGAAGATATTGATGACGCATTAGATTTGGATGGTAAAGGTTTACATAAAACTTTATCTGATAATGAGAGAGCAATAATTGGGTATCTTAAAAGGATAGTAACTGATCTTAGTATTGGGGATAATGATTGTAGGACGTATTTGCCTGATGATTTTAATCTGCTGCTAGTGAAATTGGGTGATTTAAGGGTTAAAGAAATTTTAGAACATTTTGCAGATATCTTAAACCCAATATTTGCAATTGAAAATATATTTTATGATATGAATCGTCGCAAAGTATTAGATTTGCAAGCTCGATTTGCTTCTTTAATTGAACATGATCCTAATGATAACCCAGTATTAGGTTTGCAAGTGCGGTTTGACTCTCTGATGAGAGAATATAAATTGATTTTAAAGAAACTTTTCTCTCTCTCTGAACCTGATGATGTATATGCTAACATTATGAGTTATGATTTTCATAATAGTAAATATGCAGATGAGTTTAATAAGCTTAAAGTAGATCTTATTTGGGGTGTAGAGTTTGATAAACTTTATTCAAACTTATCAAGTGATGAAGTTGTAGAGTTTGATTCTATAAGGAATTTAGTAACAGATTCTTCTTTTGAGAGTCAGTATAAGGAGTATTTTCATAATGCTTTTTATAAGTTGCTAAGTGACCTGGGGGCATTGAGTTTTTATAAGATAGTACGACTTTGTTTAGATTTTATTGGCAAACAAAAAGAAAGACAAGTTATTATTGATAATATTGAGAATACAATTGCAAGAGAAGTATTGCAAAATTCTCTTGATTTTTGTAGCAAGACATATTTATTTTTTTTAAAAAACTCATTTAATGCTGCCGATTCTCAAGGTGTGTATGATAGCCTTACCAGTGATGAGCAAATAGCTGAATTTGAAAAATATTTGGCTGGTGTGGATAAAAAGATTGCTGAATTTTTAAAATTTATCAAGATATATAAGGATTTATCAGCTGAAGAGTTAGAAGCATTGAGATTTATGCTCAAGGTATCAAATGGTATTAATAATATTGAATCTAATGATCATGTTGGGTCTGATGATACAGTTTTTATTTGGTTAAATAATTCATATTTACGTGAAGTTATGAGAATTATGCATATTAGTTGCAGATTTTTAGAAGAGATAAAAAAATTTAAAGAAGCATTTAATAATATTTCTACAGAAAGCTTAAAGGAAAATTTCAGGATTGAGTTTGATCATTGCTATAATGATTATGCAACAAATTTACGAGAAGCGTTGTATACGGTTTATACCGATATATTTTATAGTGTTGATTATATCGGTAAGATTACTGAGCTACGCAACCGGGTTCTTAATGTTTTAAAAGGTGAAACTTTAGAAGGAGCATTAAAAAGTAGGTTGGTTGAATTTCAAGACGAAGCGATATATGGACGTTTCATTTCGGTATTAACTAATCCTATTGATATGGAAAATTCTAAAACCTATTCTCTTGAGGAATTTTATATTTTATTAAGCCAGTTGGGTGCTGCTAAGCTTGATGAGATAATAAACCATTTGCTTTCTGTTTCAACAAAAACAGTAGACAACAATTCTCCTTCTGAGTATGACTTGCGGTTAAAAGAGGCGTTTAGTTATCCTACTGTTGATGAGATATATGAGGCAGCTATGAGTTTATGAAAATTTGTGGGATTTAATATTTGGTTAGATTTGTTATCTAAAAACCATGATTTGATTTTATATACTGATAATTGAGTTATGAATTTTTGTAATTTTTAGCTATCAGTTTGTACAAGATAGGTCTGTGTCAATTGTTTTTATTGTTGTAACTTATGTGAGTGATTTTAATAGTATAAATCATCTAGGTTATAAGTAAATAGCACAAGTATGATATCATTTTGGATAGTACTAGTAATACTATAAAGGGTAGTAATTTAGTTAAGGTAGATAATGTAATAACATTATTTTAAATGTCCATGGATTTGTGTAATTTATATATATCTCTTTTATATGATCTCTTTATGCAATTTATATCGATATTGATGTCGTCAATTGAATGGTGAAGATCCGAAAGATTGAAACTCAGTGTTCGATGGCTATCATCTGCATCATTAGGATTCAATTTGTTTAGTATTGCTAAATATTTTTTTTCTATTGATTGATATAAGTTTTTAATTATTTCTGGTGTGTTTTTGTATTTTGTATAAAGTTTGCGCTTTGCTAGAGGGTTAAGATGGAAATTTTTATTATTTAATATATCAGTAAACTCTTCTATAAATTTTTGTGCCTTAATTAAGGAAAAAACCATATCTGTCATTTTGTTTACGAATGAGCATGCTAGATTTGGGTTTTTATCTTTCATGGCATTGATAGCTTTATATGCTTTTTGAAATAAAGGATCTTTTTCTAAAGAATTTGATGGATTGGCATTTTTTGTAATGAACACTTGTTTAAAGTAAGATTTAAAATCATTATCAGATAAGTTTTGAATATAGGCTTGATTTGCACGAAATATTTCGCGTTTGTAATCTTTATTTGATTTGAATGCTTCCTTGCTTGTATTGAGAATTGAACTGCGAATTTTTATGAATTTATTCATGAATTTGGAAAAATTTTCATCTATATTATTAGGCTCTAATGCCTTTATTGCTTTTAGGTAGTCTTTTTTGATTGAATCATGTGATTTTATAAATTGTTCAACCATATTTTTGTATTTATTGTGTATCTCTTCCTTTTCTTTCAAATGGTTGTAAAAAGTGTTGTTACTTAATTGTTCTTCAAGATCTTGTGTAAAATTTTGTGTTTCAGGAAATAGAGAAGATATCTCTACCATTTCATGTACAAGATATGCTGCTTGGTCTGGGTTTTTATCTCTAAGAGCATCAATAAATGGATATAAATTTTTAAATAAGTCTTCTTCTAAAGATGGCTTTAATGGGTAAATGTTATCTTTAACAAAGGTTTTCCTCATATAGGATTTAAGTTCATCCTTACTTAAGGATTTGATTAAGTTTATTTCTTCTAAAAAATATGAATATTTTTGTAAGTATTTAAAATTTTCTTGCCATTTAGTTTCTTTCTTTGTATATTCTGGATTTACGTATTTGTGGTATATATCTTTTTGTTTTTTGTGTGTAGCTTCAGATGAAGATTGGATATCTTCTAATTCATAAATACTATTATCTATATCATTAGGATCAAACATTTTGATTGCCGTGAAGTATGCTTCTTTATTTTTGTTATTTAATTCGTAAAGTTTGTTAAGAGCATCTTTGTATCTATAATAAGTTTTTCTTTCGTACCTATGCGACAATATATCATTAAACTCACCCACTTGTGCAAAGGATGAAGTTAGTTTTTTCATTTTTTGTATGAGATGTACTACTCTTGCTGGATCTTTATTCTTAAGGGTTTTAAAAAAAGCATATGTTTTTTCAAATAAAGGCTCAAGACTTCCAAAAGAATCGCCTGGACTATGGCAGAGCCCTGTAACAAAGGTGACTTCAGAGTAGGATCTAAAAGTTGGCTCATAATCTTCATCATATGCAGATACAAACCTTTCAGGTAAAGATTTAACTCGCTCAACTTCTTTTAAAAATTTTGGATCGGCCTTTAACTGATTAAGTTCATCTTCCCATTTTTTTACTCTTAATTGTGCTTTTTGTGGATCTTGATTTATAGATACACAAGCTGTAAATGTAAGTAGAAGAATGAATAGACATGTATTTGATATTAATCTAGTATATCTCACTTGAGTTATTATATTTAATAATTTAAATAATGACAATAGTTTGATATCATATAATAAATAATTTTTATTTTAAAATAAAAATTATTTGATTTTGAGCATAATGTAGTGTTGGGGGATAAATTAAAATAATTTGGAGAGATAGCTTAAAATAAGCATTTGAGAATAAATTTGGATTCTTAGGCTAGAAGTTAATGGGGAGGATATTGAAATCAATCCATTTATTCATCATTACATTGAGTGTAGGTCATAACTTCATTGATATATTTAATATATTACCTTGTAATCATTAAATTATATTGATTTATTAAAATTAGTGATTATGAAAGTTATTTTTTATATTTTTGGAATTTATTGTCATAGCTTATTTTAATAAGATTTTTAATTTCTTGAATTTTAGAATCTAATGTGCAAAAAATCTGAATATTTCCATTACCATGATTACCAATATTATTGATATCTCTAGTAAACCCTTCTTTAAATCCTGTATACAATTTCGTTTCAACTTTTTCAATTTAAGTTTTAATTGCTTAAAATAATTTTCAATTTTTTCCCTATTCTTATGATATTTAACTTCTATTAAAATAAGTAGGCTCTCTATCTTCTTTCGGATAAAGAATGTAGTCGACTTTCATTCCATTTTGATCAGGAATATCGGCTGTAGCTTTAACTTGAACAACTAAATGATCAGTAGGATCTTGCTCTTGTGTTAACGCATTAGATTGAGATTCATCAGACCGTAACTCTATCTCACTTATAGGTCTTGTCTCCTCATTCTTTTGTTGTCCCATTTCAATACTTTTACTACCATCTTCAGTCTGCTGTTCCAAAGGTTGCTAATTAACCGTTGTAGAAATACCACCTTCAGAAG belongs to Borrelia coriaceae and includes:
- a CDS encoding BTA121 domain-containing protein surface lipoprotein; the encoded protein is MIRGKPFSKAFSNFIRFKKLEGSSSTPKGINRTLTFGDMIYKLEHSGIGGVREVINLMQLVVCNLIIGFEQGYRAYSVDEFRNLLSDLGYDRVKEIVKVHLEIFKLLSEVELAIKDVEKFRSEYEFGMKFYSIILDYSLDLKKRFSSTNVDEIYNQVTAYDKVHKSRLNKLKEDIDDALDLDGKGLHKTLSDNERAIIGYLKRIVTDLSIGDNDCRTYLPDDFNLLLVKLGDLRVKEILEHFADILNPIFAIENIFYDMNRRKVLDLQARFASLIEHDPNDNPVLGLQVRFDSLMREYKLILKKLFSLSEPDDVYANIMSYDFHNSKYADEFNKLKVDLIWGVEFDKLYSNLSSDEVVEFDSIRNLVTDSSFESQYKEYFHNAFYKLLSDLGALSFYKIVRLCLDFIGKQKERQVIIDNIENTIAREVLQNSLDFCSKTYLFFLKNSFNAADSQGVYDSLTSDEQIAEFEKYLAGVDKKIAEFLKFIKIYKDLSAEELEALRFMLKVSNGINNIESNDHVGSDDTVFIWLNNSYLREVMRIMHISCRFLEEIKKFKEAFNNISTESLKENFRIEFDHCYNDYATNLREALYTVYTDIFYSVDYIGKITELRNRVLNVLKGETLEGALKSRLVEFQDEAIYGRFISVLTNPIDMENSKTYSLEEFYILLSQLGAAKLDEIINHLLSVSTKTVDNNSPSEYDLRLKEAFSYPTVDEIYEAAMSL